Proteins from a single region of Punica granatum isolate Tunisia-2019 chromosome 8, ASM765513v2, whole genome shotgun sequence:
- the LOC116187896 gene encoding probable metal-nicotianamine transporter YSL7, producing MDQSNGKGVEEHEVRQRMREKEERALSPPSEEAEENMKLSVERIFEGQPVPSWRDQLTWRAFGMSFVLSVLFCFIVMKLNLTTGIIPSLNVSAGLLGFFFIKTWTKLLDSAGLLRLPFTRQENTVIQTCVVASSGIAFSGGFGSYLFGMSKRIAQQTSDTQDATDIKDPSLAWMIGFLFVVSFLGLFAVVPLRKIMIIDFKLTYPSGTATAHLINSFHTPEGAKLAKKQVRELGKFFSFSFLWGFFQWFYTADPDHCGFINFPSLGLQAYENMFYFDFSATYVGVGMICPYIINISVLLGGILSWGLLWPLIEKKRGDWYHADLPLTSMHGLQGYKVFLAISLILGDGLYNFFKVLSRTLSGLYYQLRDRDVGVALPIANGSSPEANEASFDDQRRTQMFLKDRIPNWFAIAGYATIAIISIITLPHLFPPLKWYYILVIYVFAPTLGFCNAYGCGLTDWSLASTYGKLAIFVIGAWAGASHGGVIAGLAACGVMMNIVSTASDLTQDFKTGYLTLASPRSMFVSQVIGTAMGCVISPCVFWLFYNAFDDLGQPGSTYAVPFATVYRGMAALGTEGFSSLPKHCLQLCCGFFAAAIVVNIIKDAVPKRWGRFIPVPMAMAIPFYIGSYFAIDMCVGSLILFIWEKVNKAKADAFGPAVASGLICGDGIWTLPSSILALAGVKPPICMKFLSRSTNAKVDKFLGS from the exons ATGGACCAGTCGAACGGTAAGGGAGTTGAGGAGCACGAGGTGAGGCAGAGGATGCGGGAGAAGGAGGAGAGGGCTCTATCGCCGCCGTCGGAGGAGGCGGAGGAGAACATGAAGCTTTCGGTGGAGAGGATCTTCGAGGGGCAGCCGGTGCCGTCGTGGAGGGACCAGCTGACGTGGAGGGCGTTCGGGATGAGCTTCGTGCTGAGCGTGTTGTTCTGCTTCATAGTGATGAAGCTGAACCTGACGACGGGGATCATACCGTCGCTGAACGTCTCGGCGGGGCTGCtcggcttcttcttcatcaagacgTGGACGAAGCTCCTCGACAGCGCCGGCCTCCTCCGCCTCCCCTTCACCCGCCAGGAGAACACCGTCATCCAGACCTGCGTCGTCGCCTCCTCCGGCATCGCCTTCAGCG GAGGTTTTGGGAGTTACTTGTTCGGGATGAGCAAACGAATTGCCCAACAAACATCAGATACCCAGGACGCGACTGACATCAAAGACCCGTCGCTTGCATGGATGATTGGCTTCCTCTTTGTCGTCAGTTTCCTCGGACTCTTTGCAGTGGTGCCTCTTAGGAAG ATTATGATTATCGATTTCAAATTGACCTATCCAAGTGGTACTGCAACTGCTCATCTGATCAACAGTTTCCACACACCCGAAGGAGCCAAACTTGCCAA GAAACAAGTACGCGAATTGGGCAAGTTCTTTTCTTTCAGCTTCTTGTGGGGCTTTTTCCAGTGGTTCTACACGGCTGATCCAGATCATTGTGGATTCATAAACTTCCCTTCTCTTGGGCTCCAAGCCTATGAGAACAT GTTCTACTTTGATTTCTCTGCGACTTATGTTGGAGTCGGGATGATCTGCCCTTACATAATAAACATATCGGTCCTTCTCGGGGGAATACTGTCTTGGGGTCTCTTGTGGCCTCTGATCGAGAAGAAGAGAGGCGATTGGTACCATGCGGATCTTCCCTTGACTAGCATGCATGGCCTTCAAGGCTATAAG GTGTTTTTGGCCATTTCCTTGATTCTCGGTGACGGCCTATACAACTTCTTCAAGGTGTTGAGCCGAACCCTGTCAGGCTTGTACTACCAACTTCGGGACCGAGATGTAGGCGTTGCTCTTCCGATCGCGAATGGTTCCTCTCCTGAGGCCAATGAGGCTTCTTTCGATGACCAGCGCCGGACGCAGATGTTCCTCAAGGATCGGATTCCAAACTGGTTTGCTATAGCTGGCTACGCCACAATTGCCATCATTTCCATCATCACCCTCCCCCACTTGTTTCCCCCGTTGAAGTGGTACTACATTTTGGTCATATACGTCTTTGCTCCGACCCTGGGCTTCTGCAATGCCTACGGGTGCGGTCTCACTGACTGGTCCCTCGCATCAACCTATGGGAAGCTAGCCATCTTCGTGATTGGAGCTTGGGCTGGTGCCTCGCATGGTGGAGTCATCGCAGGCTTGGCTGCCTGTGGAGTGATGATGAACATAGTATCCACGGCCTCGGACCTAACCCAGGACTTTAAGACCGGGTACCTGACCCTGGCCTCGCCCCGATCCATGTTCGTGAGCCAGGTGATTGGCACAGCAATGGGCTGTGTGATCTCCCCATGCGTGTTCTGGCTCTTCTACAATGCCTTCGATGATCTCGGGCAACCTGGGAGCACATATGCGGTTCCCTTTGCGACTGTCTACCGGGGCATGGCTGCTCTGGGAACGGAAGGTTTTTCTTCCCTTCCCAAGCATTGCCTTCAGCTCTGCTGTGGGTTCTTTGCAGCAGCCATCGTGGTTAACATCATCAAGGACGCCGTACCAAAGAGGTGGGGCCGGTTCATCCCGGTCCCAATGGCAATGGCTATCCCATTCTATATAGGATCATACTTTGCCATTGACATGTGCGTTGGAAGCCTGATCCTGTTCATATGGGAGAAGGTGAACAAGGCAAAGGCTGATGCTTTTGGTCCTGCAGTGGCTTCGGGTTTGATCTGTGGGGACGGCATATGGACCCTGCCTAGCTCGATACTCGCCCTTGCTGGAGTAAAGCCACCGATCTGCATGAAGTTCCTGTCGAGGTCGACTAATGCTAAAGTCGATAAATTCCTTGGATCTTGA
- the LOC116187899 gene encoding uncharacterized protein LOC116187899, with protein MIPEQQDPSSCDKSETVVYVVYFHGELRVPINPCHSDIDDDQVPDTMSIYTIHALHVEDDSSHSHRPLPPPVLTLRPHDLPQLMGFGCLGSSIYMIGGRWDVPSSNRGPSLDVYILDTHRLPSTEYPPGNRNSLAYLRKGPKLNAPKILPIVIALLGKLYVLPESFDPSYNKEHHPGACIEVLDPDSNEWAALPEPILDPHDFSTPHDYNVQSFDVVESCIVLTLVRGLVYVLDGNHPFEGWKKSSRLDWLPVLHANWRTGGSEVVDGLWYPWFGFPSYHHGASYLVAYDLAQEKGEAEIIPVRRPRHGKGIRKIYSGQRRVMDCGGGKAAIFSGGPSKWVDLTTYGYGNLRFNLDVVRLEKKITAGKSRKRKLGNLKAYSSINCVPLRSFSYDFGDVGRGGYLCACFAINEMSRNHRGN; from the exons ATGATACCTGAGCAACAGGATCCTTCGTCATGTGATAAGAGCGAGACGGTGGTATACGTCGTCTACTTTCACGGGGAGCTTCGTGTCCCCATCAACCCTTGCCACAGCGATATCGACGACGACCAGGTCCCGGATACAATGTCTATCTACACAATTCATGCTTTACATGTAGAAGATGACAGCAGCCATTCTCATCGCCCCTTGCCACCGCCAGTACTCACTCTCCGGCCCCATGATCTCCCTCAACTAATGGGTTTCGGTTGCTTGGGCTCCTCAATCTACATGATCGGAGGCAGGTGGGATGTTCCTTCTTCAAATAGAGGTCCCTCTCTTGACGTGTATATCCTCGACACACACCGTCTCCCGTCCACTGAATATCCCCCAGGAAACCGAAACTCCCTTGCCTATCTGAGGAAAGGGCCAAAGCTCAATGCCCCCAAAATTCTCCCCATTGTCATTGCTCTCCTTGGGAAGCTTTACGTGCTCCCAGAGTCATTCGATCCTTCATATAACAAGGAACACCATCCCGGAGCATGCATTGAAGTTCTCGACCCAGACTCGAATGAGTGGGCTGCCCTCCCCGAACCCATACTTGATCCTCACGACTTTTCTACACCACACGATTACAATGTACAGTCCTTCGATGTTGTGGAAAGTTGCATTGTATTGACGCTTGTACGCGGTCTGGTCTATGTGCTGGATGGCAATCATCCATTTGAAGGGTGGAAGAAGAGCTCGAGGCTTGACTGGTTACCGGTGCTTCACGCAAATTGGAGAACTGGTGGGTCCGAGGTTGTGGATGGTCTGTGGTATCCTTGGTTTGGTTTCCCATCCTATCACCATGGGGCGTCCTATCTGGTCGCCTATGATCTTGCACAGGAGAAGGGAGAAGCGGAAATTATTCCGGTTCGCCGTCCAAGACACGGAAAAGGTATCCGGAAAATCTATTCCGGGCAGCGCAGGGTGATGGATTGCGGTGGTGGGAAGGCAGCGATTTTCTCCGGCGGGCCTAGTAAATGGGTTGATCTAACAACATATGGCTATGGAAACCTCCGCTTCAACTTGGATGTCGTTCGTTTAGAGAAGAAAATCACCGCTGGCAAGAGCAGGAAGAGAAAGCTTGGCAATCTAAAGGCTTATTCCTCTATCAATTGTGTCCCTCTTAGATCATTCAGCTACGACTTCGGGGACGTTGGCCGAGGTGGATACCTATGCGCTTGTTTTGCCAT TAATGAAATGTCGAGGAATCACCGGGGCAACTGA
- the LOC116187897 gene encoding dolichyl-diphosphooligosaccharide--protein glycosyltransferase subunit STT3B, with amino-acid sequence MVEKPNQVNAGSKSGSPTMQATSKPTDLLSQHFSIRSLKLKTKQQELLIRVTILCLVYVLAFITRLFSVLRYESMIHEFDPYFNYRTTLFLTQKGFYEFWNWFDSESWYPLGRIIGGTLYPGLMVTAALIYWTMNVLRFAVHIREVCVLTAPFFASNTTLVAYFFGKEIWDTGAGLVAAALIAICPGYISRSVAGSYDNEGVAIFALLFTFYLFVKAVNTGSLAWSLASAFGYFYMVSAWGGYVFIINLIPLYVLVLLITGRYSMRLYVAYNCMYVLGMLLAMQIRFVGFQHVQSGEHMAAMGVFFLLQVFYFLDWVKHQLNDTRLFQAFLRITVSTAVVVGAIAIGVGTASGYISPWTGRFYSLLDPTYAKDHIPIIASVSEHQPTAWSSFMFDFHILLLLFPAGLYFCFKRLSDATIFIVMYGLTSMYFAGVMVRLILVATPAVCLISAIAVSATIKNLTQVLRAKPKVAQTGSSRGGSSGKASSKGSLDQSQPISKNGAIALLFGAFYLLSRYAIHCTWVTSEAYSSPSIVLAARGAHGNRVIFDDYREAYFWLRQNTPPDAKVMSWWDYGYQITAMGNRTVIVDNNTWNNTHIATVGRAMSSYEDEAYEIMRSLDVDYVLVVFGGVTGYSSDDINKFLWMVRIGGGIFPVIKEPDYLVNGEYRVDKGAAPKMLNCLMYKLSYYRFGELTTEYGKPPGYDRARGVEIGNKDIKLEYLEEAFTTSNWIVRIYKVKPPKNRW; translated from the exons ATGGTGGAGAAGCCCAATCAGGTCAACGCCGGCTCCAAATCCGGCAGCCCCACCATGCAGGCGACCTCCAAGCCCACAGATCTGCTCTCCCAACACTTCTCGATCCGATCCCTCAAGCTCAAGACCAAGCAGCAGGAGCTCCTCATCCGCGTCACCATCCTATGCCTCGTCTACGTACTCGCCTTCATCACCCGCCTCTTCAGCGTCCTCCGCTACGAGTCCATGATCCACGAGTTTGATCCCTACTTCAATTACCGGACCACGCTGTTCCTCACCCAGAAGGGGTTCTACGAGTTCTGGAACTGGTTCGATAGCGAGAGCTGGTACCCGCTCGGACGGATCATTGGCGGCACTCTCTACCCTGGCCTCATGGTCACCGCCGCATTGATTTACTGGACCATGAATGTCCTCCGATTCGCTGTCCACATTCGCGAAGTCTGCGTCTTGACTGCTCCGTTCTTCGCGTCTAACACTACCCTGGTCGCGTATTTCTTCGGGAAGGAAATTTGGGACACCGGGGCGGGACTCGTTGCTGCAGCACTTATTGCTATCTGCCCGGGTTATATATCGCGATCAGTCGCGGGGTCTTATGATAACGAGGGTGTCGCGATTTTTGCCCTCCTGTTCACATTTTACCTGTTTGTTAAGGCTGTTAATACGGGTTCGCTCGCATGGTCTTTGGCCTCGGCATTCGGGTACTTCTACATGGTGTCCGCTTGGGGTGGATATGTGTTTATTATCAACCTGATCCCTCTTTATGTGTTGGTGCTGTTGATCACTGGGAGGTACTCGATGAGACTGTATGTGGCGTACAACTGTATGTATGTGCTGGGAATGCTGCTTGCTATGCAAATTCGGTTTGTTGGGTTTCAGCATGTACAGTCCGGGGAGCATATGGCTGCGATGGGTGTTTTCTTCTTGTTGCAG GTGTTTTACTTCCTTGATTGGGTTAAGCACCAGCTGAATGACACAAGATTGTTCCAAGCTTTCTTGAGGATTACTGTATCCACAGCAGTTGTTGTAGGTGCTATTGCTATCGGAGTTGGGACAGCATCTGGGTATATCTCTCCATGGACAGGCCGTTTTTACTCTCTGCTCGATCCGACCTACGCAAAAGACCATATCCCTATCATTGCCTCTGTCTCAGAGCATCAGCCAACAGCATGGTCATCATTCATGTTTGACTTTCATATTCTGCTTTTGCTCTTCCCAGCTGGTCTCTATTTCTGCTTTAAGCGGCTCTCTGATGCCACAATATTCATAGTCATGTATGGTCTCACAAGCATGTATTTTGCTGGTGTTATGGTTCGTCTGATTCTCGTTGCTACTCCCGCCGTCTGCTTGATAAGCGCTATTGCTGTTTCTGCAACCATCAAGAACTTAACTCAAGTGTTAAGGGCAAAGCCCAAGGTTGCCCAAACTGGCTCTAGCAGAGGAGGATCCAGTGGGAAGGCATCTTCTAAG GGTTCACTCGATCAATCCCAGCCCATCAGTAAGAACGGTGCAATAGCATTGCTATTTGGTGCCTTTTACCTTCTGAGTAGGTATGCCATCCACTGTACATGGGTCACTTCTGAGGCATACTCCTCTCCCTCGATTGTTTTGGCTGCTAGAGGTGCACATGGGAACAGGGTCATCTTTGATGATTATCGCGAGGCTTACTTTTGGCTTCGGCAGAATACTCCTCCCGATGCTAAGGTGATGTCATGGTGGGACTATGGGTACCAGATAACTGCCATGGGAAACAGAACTGTGATTGTTGATAATAACACATGGAACAATACTCATATTGCTACTGTCGGACGTGCCATGTCATCTTATGAGGATGAAGCATATGAGATAATGAGATCACTTGATGTGGACTATGTATTGGTTGTTTTCGGTGGTGTCACTGGTTATTCTTCCGATGACATTAACAA ATTTCTATGGATGGTGAGGATTGGTGGGGGAATTTTTCCTGTGATCAAGGAACCGGACTACCTTGTTAATGGTGAGTATCGTGTTGACAAAGGTGCAGCTCCCAAGATGTTAAACTGTCTCAT